A single region of the Zootoca vivipara chromosome 2, rZooViv1.1, whole genome shotgun sequence genome encodes:
- the GPR182 gene encoding G-protein coupled receptor 182 encodes MGEPDHLLPFNEYGEYHNLTELAHLLNYTFNYCNLGLDESVKRVFLFVLYLVIFVVGLVENLLVIWVNWQTRSHKNLINLYIFNMAIADLGVILSLPVWMLEVMLDYTWLWGSFLCHFTHYFYFANMFSSIFFLTCLSVDRYVSLTTSSHFWQRHQHLVRRIACCCIWALAAIIPLPEVSHMELIQSIEPICFFMAPLETYDSWALALTLLTALIGFLIPFSIMAVFNILTARHIKRSDKPEGRKHCRVIYAYIAVFLVSWLPFHLVLLLLTLEGTSIFLHCHVLDFLYFFYDIIDCFTLLHCVVNPILYNFLSKNFKGKLISAVVRYIPKDQMDRKGGDGSSSNTQHSIVIAKENTLPN; translated from the coding sequence ATGGGAGAGCCTGACCACCTCTTGCCTTTTAATGAATATGGAGAGTACCACAACTTGACTGAGCTTGCCCACCTGCTCAACTACACCTTCAACTACTGCAACTTGGGGCTGGATGAGAGCGTGAAGCGGGTGTTCCTCTTTGTCCTCTACCTCGTCATCTTTGTGgtggggctggtggagaaccTTCTAGTGATCTGGGTCAATTGGCAGACCCGAAGCCACAAGAACCTGATCAACCTCTACATCTTCAACATGGCCATTGCAGACTTGGGAGTCATCCTCTCCTTACCGGTCTGGATGCTGGAAGTCATGCTTGACTATACCTGGCTCTGGGGGAGCTTCCTCTGCCACTTCACCCACTACTTTTACTTTGCCAACATGTTCAGCAGCATCTTCTTTCTCACCTGCCTGAGCGTTGACCGTTATGTGTCCTTGACAACCTCCTCCCACTTCTGGCAGCGACACCAGCACCTGGTGCGACGCATTGCTTGCTGCTGCATATGGGCCTTGGCTGCCATCATCCCTTTGCCAGAGGTGTCCCACATGGAGTTAATTCAAAGCATTGAGCCAATATGTTTCTTCATGGCCCCCCTGGAGACCTACGACAGCTGGGCCCTTGCTCTCACCCTGCTCACTGCCCTCATTGGGTTCCTCATTCCCTTCTCCATCATGGCAGTCTTCAACATACTGACGGCGAGGCACATCAAGCGCAGCGACAAGCCTGAGGGCAGGAAGCACTGCCGTGTCATCTACGCCTACATTGCCGTCTTCCTAGTGAGCTGGCTGCCGTTCCACCTGGTTTTGCTTTTGCTGACGCTCGAAGGTACCAGCATCTTCCTGCACTGCCACGTTTTGGACTTCCTCTACTTCTTCTATGATATCATAGACTGCTTCACCCTTCTCCATTGTGTGGTCAACCCCATTCTGTACAACTTCCTGAGCAAGAACTTCAAAGGGAAGCTAATCTCTGCTGTGGTCAGGTACATCCCCAAAGACCAAATGGATCGAAAGGGGGGCGATGGGTCCTCTTCTAACACCCAACATTCCATTGTCATAGCAAAAGAGAACACCTTGCCAAATTAA